A part of Pseudoalteromonas arctica A 37-1-2 genomic DNA contains:
- the fdx gene encoding ISC system 2Fe-2S type ferredoxin: MPQIVFLPHPELCPDGAAIEAPTGQTVLDAALKNGISIAHACEKSCACTTCHLVIREGFDSLQESDELEDDMLDKAWGLEPESRLGCQAIIRDEDLVVEIPKYNLNIVNEEH, encoded by the coding sequence ATGCCACAAATTGTTTTTCTTCCACATCCTGAATTATGTCCTGACGGCGCTGCAATTGAAGCTCCTACAGGCCAAACGGTACTCGACGCTGCACTTAAAAATGGCATTAGCATTGCACATGCCTGCGAAAAGTCGTGTGCATGTACTACGTGTCATTTAGTGATTCGTGAAGGATTTGATTCACTACAAGAGAGTGATGAGCTAGAAGATGACATGCTAGATAAAGCATGGGGCTTAGAGCCTGAGTCACGCCTTGGTTGCCAAGCAATTATAAGAGATGAAGACTTAGTGGTTGAAATACCTAAGTACAATCTCAATATCGTTAATGAAGAGCACTAG
- a CDS encoding NAD-dependent succinate-semialdehyde dehydrogenase, giving the protein MSNLIFSDSFINGEFYKTDTHFSVNDPATEKSIIDVSDIDEQGVNSAIAAAQGAFVKLKATNATERSETLMRWYELVIKHKQTLAELMTKEQGKPLKESLGEINYGAGFIKWFAEEAKRSYGDVIPPTDDSHRLTSFKQPVGVVAGITPWNFPVAMVTRKVAPAYAAGCSFILKPSEHTPLCAIALAYLADQAGFVKGAFNVLVSQDAKTVGKMLTDSEVVRKFTFTGSTGVGKQLLSQCADTIKRTSMELGGNAPFIIFDNADLDEAVEGLMAAKFRNSGQACVAANRIFIQRNILDKVLSKITPKVAALKVANGFEDDVDIGPLIYPKAKDKVQQLVQDALDKGATLIGDNSDLGGSFQNPLIVNNVTTDMDIYHEEVFGPVLTVIPFDEESEVLALANDVPFGLAAYFYSQNIKQIYRVSEGLEFGMVGVNEGVISNPVAPFGGVKQSGLGREGGHQGLDEYLEEKYVCIKI; this is encoded by the coding sequence TTGAGTAATCTTATTTTCTCAGACTCATTTATTAACGGCGAATTTTATAAAACTGATACGCACTTTAGCGTTAACGATCCCGCGACCGAAAAAAGTATTATTGATGTAAGCGATATTGACGAGCAGGGTGTAAATAGCGCAATAGCTGCAGCTCAAGGGGCTTTTGTTAAATTAAAAGCGACGAATGCCACCGAGCGAAGCGAAACGTTGATGCGCTGGTATGAGCTAGTTATAAAACACAAGCAAACACTTGCAGAGCTTATGACCAAAGAGCAAGGCAAACCGCTCAAAGAATCCCTTGGCGAAATTAATTACGGTGCAGGTTTTATCAAATGGTTTGCAGAAGAAGCCAAACGTAGTTACGGAGATGTAATTCCGCCAACAGATGACTCGCATCGTTTAACCAGCTTTAAGCAGCCTGTAGGTGTTGTAGCTGGTATTACGCCGTGGAACTTCCCTGTTGCTATGGTTACTCGTAAAGTAGCTCCAGCTTACGCTGCGGGCTGTAGCTTTATACTTAAACCTTCTGAACATACGCCATTATGCGCTATCGCACTTGCTTATCTGGCCGATCAAGCTGGTTTTGTTAAAGGTGCATTTAATGTACTGGTTTCACAAGATGCCAAAACAGTAGGTAAAATGCTGACTGACTCAGAAGTCGTGCGTAAGTTTACATTTACCGGCTCTACCGGTGTAGGTAAGCAGTTGCTATCTCAATGTGCAGACACAATTAAACGCACCTCGATGGAGCTTGGCGGCAATGCGCCTTTTATCATTTTTGATAATGCAGATTTAGATGAAGCTGTAGAAGGGCTAATGGCGGCTAAATTTAGAAATAGTGGGCAGGCATGTGTTGCTGCAAACCGTATCTTTATACAGCGTAATATTCTCGACAAAGTACTGTCAAAAATCACGCCTAAGGTTGCAGCGCTAAAAGTGGCAAATGGTTTTGAAGACGATGTTGATATTGGCCCACTCATTTACCCTAAAGCCAAAGATAAAGTACAACAGTTAGTACAAGACGCACTCGATAAAGGTGCTACGTTGATTGGCGATAATAGTGACTTAGGTGGCAGCTTTCAAAACCCATTAATAGTAAACAACGTAACTACTGACATGGATATTTACCACGAAGAAGTATTTGGTCCAGTATTAACGGTTATTCCTTTTGATGAAGAAAGTGAAGTGCTTGCACTTGCTAACGATGTACCATTTGGTCTGGCAGCCTATTTTTACAGCCAAAATATTAAGCAAATTTACCGAGTTAGTGAAGGGCTTGAATTTGGTATGGTCGGCGTTAATGAAGGTGTTATATCAAACCCAGTAGCGCCATTTGGTGGTGTTAAGCAATCTGGTTTAGGCCGAGAAGGCGGTCATCAAGGGCTGGATGAGTACCTAGAAGAAAAGTACGTGTGTATTAAAATATAA
- the hscA gene encoding Fe-S protein assembly chaperone HscA, with protein sequence MALLQIAEPGQSAAPHEHKLAIGIDLGTTNSLVATVQSGEARTLTDDLGAAMLPSVVRYQAGGITVGAEAAKAATQDPANTLISVKRFLGKTQAEIEQSYGQLPYEFCEHNGALAIETVAGKISPIKASSHILAALKARAEQSFGNQEILGAVITVPAYFDDAQRQSTKDAAELAGINVLRLLNEPTAAAVAYGLDSGQEGIIAVYDLGGGTFDISVLRLHQGVFEVMATGGDSSLGGDDFDSLLVDYFKQQTGVSALSPSVLRLFINKAKACKEALSQYAKVNVGLEFDDQKYAVEVTRETFDEMAMPLVKKTLRSCRRAVKDAGIENDEVLQVIMVGGSTRMPLVRSQVHSFFDKEPLTSIDPDRVVALGAALQADVLIGNKPDSDMLLLDVLPLSLGLETMGGLVEKIIPRNTTIPVARAQEFTTFKDGQTAMSLHVLQGERELVDDCRSLAKFSLKGIPPMAAGAAHIRVTFKVDADGLLSVSAMEKSTGVQAEIQVKPSFGLSDDQVANMLKESMSNAKGDMQARMLKEQQVEALRVIEALNASLAADAALLDDMQLANLRAEIAELVKVRENAQEPGEIKAAIEKVDNASSDFASRRMDASIKKALTGQSVDNI encoded by the coding sequence ATGGCATTATTGCAAATTGCTGAGCCGGGGCAGAGCGCGGCACCACACGAACATAAACTAGCGATTGGTATTGACCTTGGTACAACTAATTCATTGGTTGCAACAGTGCAAAGTGGCGAAGCCCGCACGTTAACTGATGATCTTGGCGCGGCTATGTTACCGTCGGTTGTTCGTTATCAAGCAGGCGGTATTACTGTTGGCGCAGAAGCTGCAAAAGCAGCAACGCAAGACCCTGCCAACACGCTTATTTCGGTTAAGCGTTTTTTAGGTAAAACTCAGGCTGAAATAGAGCAAAGTTATGGCCAGCTACCGTATGAATTTTGTGAGCACAATGGTGCACTAGCAATAGAAACTGTGGCAGGTAAAATCAGTCCAATTAAAGCATCAAGCCATATTTTAGCTGCATTAAAAGCACGAGCTGAGCAAAGTTTTGGTAATCAAGAGATTTTAGGTGCTGTGATCACAGTGCCAGCGTACTTTGATGACGCACAGCGCCAAAGTACTAAAGATGCCGCAGAACTTGCTGGCATTAACGTACTACGTTTATTAAATGAGCCAACAGCAGCAGCGGTTGCTTATGGTTTAGACTCTGGCCAAGAAGGTATTATTGCTGTTTACGATTTAGGCGGTGGTACATTTGATATATCAGTACTTAGATTACACCAAGGTGTGTTTGAAGTAATGGCAACTGGCGGCGATTCAAGCCTCGGTGGTGATGACTTTGACTCACTACTTGTTGATTACTTTAAGCAGCAAACTGGTGTGTCAGCGTTGTCACCTTCAGTTTTACGTTTATTCATCAATAAAGCAAAAGCCTGTAAAGAAGCGCTAAGCCAATACGCAAAAGTGAATGTGGGCCTTGAGTTTGACGATCAAAAATACGCCGTTGAAGTAACGCGCGAAACGTTTGACGAAATGGCTATGCCTCTCGTTAAAAAAACACTGCGTTCGTGTCGCCGTGCTGTAAAAGATGCTGGCATAGAAAACGACGAAGTACTGCAAGTTATTATGGTAGGCGGTTCAACCCGTATGCCACTGGTACGTAGCCAGGTACACAGCTTTTTTGATAAAGAACCACTAACTTCAATCGACCCTGATCGTGTTGTAGCCCTAGGTGCTGCGCTTCAAGCCGACGTGTTAATTGGCAATAAGCCAGATTCTGACATGTTATTGCTTGATGTATTACCGTTATCGCTAGGTCTTGAAACTATGGGTGGTTTGGTTGAAAAAATCATTCCGCGTAATACGACAATTCCGGTAGCACGCGCGCAAGAATTTACGACGTTTAAAGACGGCCAAACAGCTATGTCATTACATGTGCTGCAAGGCGAGCGTGAGCTTGTTGATGATTGTCGTTCGCTTGCTAAGTTTAGCTTAAAAGGTATTCCACCAATGGCGGCAGGCGCTGCGCATATTCGTGTAACCTTTAAAGTTGATGCTGATGGCCTATTAAGTGTTTCAGCTATGGAAAAATCAACAGGCGTACAAGCTGAAATTCAAGTTAAGCCTTCGTTTGGTTTATCTGACGACCAAGTAGCTAACATGCTAAAAGAGTCAATGAGCAACGCTAAAGGCGACATGCAAGCACGTATGCTTAAAGAGCAACAAGTAGAAGCATTACGCGTAATAGAAGCGCTTAATGCATCACTTGCAGCCGATGCTGCATTACTTGACGATATGCAACTTGCTAACTTACGCGCTGAAATTGCAGAACTGGTAAAAGTGCGCGAAAATGCACAAGAGCCTGGCGAAATTAAAGCAGCTATCGAAAAAGTCGATAATGCGAGTAGCGACTTTGCATCGCGTAGAATGGATGCATCAATTAAAAAGGCCCTTACAGGGCAGTCAGTAGACAACATTTAA